One window from the genome of Onychomys torridus chromosome 20, mOncTor1.1, whole genome shotgun sequence encodes:
- the LOC118571107 gene encoding olfactory receptor 6C68-like, with product MKNHTSITTFILLGLTDDPQLQVFLFIFLFITYLLSVTGNLTIITLTTVDPHLKTPMYFFLQNFSFLEISFTSACVPRFLYSISTGDRTITYNACATQLFFTDLFGVAEFFLLATMSYDRYVAICKPLHYMTIMSNKLCRTMVISCWLSAFLIILPPLSLGLHLEFCDSNIIDHFGCDANPILKISCSDTWLIEQIVIFSAVLTFIITLICVVFSYVYIIRTILKFPSAQQKRKAFSTCSSHMIVVSITYGSCIFIYIKPSAKEEVTINKGVSVLISSISPMLNPFIYTLRNKQVKQASRDLLKKIAFLLKK from the coding sequence ATGAAAAATCACACATCAATTACAACATTCATCCTCCTGGGACTCACAGACGACCCTCAGTTGCaggtcttcctttttatttttctatttatcacCTACCTACTGAGTGTAACTGGTAACTTAACCATCATTACCCTCACCACAGTGGATCCCCACCTTAAAACTCCCATGTATTTCTTCCTCCAAAATTTCTCTTTCCTAGAAATCTCATTTACAAGTGCCTGTGTCCCAAGATTCCTATACAGTATTTCAACTGGAGACAGAACAATTACTTACAATGCATGTGCAACCCAATTATTTTTTACAGACCTCTTTGGGGTAGCTGAATTTTTTCTTCTGGCTACCATGTCATAtgatcgctatgtggccatctgtaaACCTTTGCATTATATGACCATCATGAGCAACAAGTTGTGCAGAACAATGGTTATTTCTTGTTGGCTGTCAGCATTCCTGATTATCCTCCCACCACTTAGTTTAGGCCTTCATCTGGAATTCTGTGACTCTAATATTATTGATCATTTTGGATGTGATGCAAATCCTATTCTGAAAATATCATGCTCAGACACTTGGCTAATTGAGCAGATTGTAATATTCTCTGCAGTATTGACCTTCATCATTACTCTTATCTGTGTAGTCTTTTCCTACGTGTACATCATAAGGACAATTCTAAAATTCCCTTCTgctcaacaaaagagaaaagcctTTTCAACCTGTTCTTCACACATGATTGTGGTTTCCATCACCTATGGCAGCTGCATCTTCATCTATATCAAACCATCTGCAAAAGAAGAGGTAACCATTAATAAAGGTGTGTCGGTGCTTATTTCTTCCATATCGCCCATGCTGAATCCTTTCATATATACTCTGAGAAATAAGCAAGTTAAACAAGCTTCTCGTGACTTACTCAAGAAAAttgcatttcttttaaagaagtGA